From the Pomacea canaliculata isolate SZHN2017 linkage group LG4, ASM307304v1, whole genome shotgun sequence genome, one window contains:
- the LOC112561817 gene encoding sulfotransferase family cytosolic 1B member 1-like: MGVVRLADSAGETITLLDVDGDYFPPDLDAGVIQGLKTFNFRPDDVIVCSYPKTGCHWIWEVTRMLLSGSTDVDETEKELMMMEWQTQQYFDSKPAPRVLNTHALPRQLNADLLRMRAKIVFILRNPKDVAVSFYHHHLKLPEYEYRGSWAAYLHLFLTGNVDYGSVFEYMKDWEAFIHQHPDYPLIVITYEDLKEDPVRELSRLSQFLDKNHNRDFVERVADSCSFLRMKERKGHNWLTNGGDTIFYRKGEVGDWRNWFTVTQNLTFDAACRDKMAGSCFKLRETLQ, translated from the exons ATGGGTGTCGTTCGATTGGCAGACagtgcaggggagacaatcacttTGCTGGACGTGGACGGCGATTATTTCCCCCCTGACCTCGACGCGGGGGTCATCCAGGGGTTGAAAACCTTCAACTTCCGTCCCGATGatgttattgtttgttcttATCCCAAGACTG gtTGTCACTGGATATGGGAGGTAACTCGGATGCTCCTTTCTGGTTCCACGGACGTCGACGAGACGGAGAAGgagctgatgatgatggagtgGCAGACGCAGCAATACTTCGATTCCAAGCCCGCACCCCGGGTGCTGAACACTCACGCCTTGCCACGTCAGCTCAACGCGGACCTGCTGCGCATGCGCGCCAAGATCGTCTTCATCCTGCGCAACCCCAAGGACGTGGCCGTGTCCTtctaccaccatcacctcaAGCTGCCGGAGTACGAGTACCGGGGTAGCTGGGCCGCCTACCTCCACCTCTTCCTCACCGGCAACG TTGACTACGGATCTGTGTTCGAGTACATGAAGGACTGGGAGGCATTCATCCACCAACACCCAGACTACCCGCTCATTGTTATCACCTACGAGGACTTAAAAGAG GATCCCGTTAGAGAACTTTCTCGGCTCTCGCAGTTCCTCGACAAAAACCACAACCGCGACTTTGTGGAGCGTGTCGCCGACTCCTGCAGCTTCTTgcgaatgaaagaaagaaagggacaCAACTGGCTGACCAACGGCGGCGACACCATCTTCTACCGCAAAG GTGAGGTGGGCGATTGGCGCAACTGGTTCACCGTGACCCAGAACCTGACCTTTGACGCCGCGTGTCGGGACAAGATGGCCGGCTCATGCTTCAAGCTGCGGGAGACTTTGCAGTGA